In Spinacia oleracea cultivar Varoflay chromosome 5, BTI_SOV_V1, whole genome shotgun sequence, a single window of DNA contains:
- the LOC110792367 gene encoding cellulose synthase A catalytic subunit 8 [UDP-forming]: protein MEASGSPRRLKGHTATATCCIASRQRPGVIFTAAEDGCMCLFDLRCKDVQLVMKLGSDTISSLCFKEGNENMVYLSSGTDVRCFDVQMATLEKPMESYKYNKEEINQISCNLKSSFLAAADDSGDVKIIDIQRQCPFKTLRSGHDSICSSVQFVPWKPWEVITGGLDSKMIVWDFSKGRPFLVVDFGKLEESSRNTGQFYNPAFIHAIAVPEVDMLGKLGKACAVARGDGIVSLINLEAELAAVKSKGTPKPCKIPESRSCNAASVSDVETKSQNEVTRLHLDYTVGGHTAAASCVTFSTFGERGKFIISGGNDKSVKIWDWSHSLNEAQTTADTASVSSIDLPKKVNWLCTTPTDSENLVICDTSKVVKVSIEKLEVIYRETKKKQLKMMQSGLPHCNTCGEPVGLDSNGNVFVACHECNFPVCKPCVDYEIKEGKMACFRCGAPYQDATTYDDAGVESSVSHKNKTSHLTNEQQELGLHARNMSSISTADSELNSESGSSIWKHRVESWRERKDKKKRHGVKVSKEADQVPPEQQMEEKQFTEAAAAQPLSRIVPIPRTKITSYRIMIIVRLIILVLFFHYRLTNPVDSAFGLWLTSVICEIWFAFSWILDQFPKWQPINRETFIDQLSLRYEREGETSQLAGVDFFVSTVDPLKEPPLITANTVLSILAVDYPVDKVSCYVSDDGAAMLTFESLAETSEFARKWVPFCKKYEIEPRAPEFYFSKKIDYLRDKVQPSFVKERRAMKRDYEEYKVKMNALVAKAQKTPEEGWTMADGSPWPGNNSRDHPGMIQVFLGSTGSPDIEGNELPRLVYVSREKRPGFQHHKKAGAENALVRVSAVLTNAPYILNLDCDHYVNNSKAVREAMCFLMDPVVGQDVAYVQFPQRFDGIDKSDRYANRNVVFFDVNMKGLDGIQGPVYVGTGCVFYRQALYGYGPSSLPSLSKPSSSSCCCCPSNKKTEKDASEVYRDAKRDDLDSAIFNLKELNNYDEYDRSMLISQTSFEKTFGLSSVFIESTMMENGGVPDSANSPTLIKEAIHVISCGYEEKTAWGKEIGWIYGSITEDILTGFKMQCRGWRSIYCMPLRPAFKGSAPINLSDRLHQVLRWALGSVEIFFSRHCPLWYGIGAGRLKLLQRLAYINTIVYPFTSLPLVAYCTLPAICLLTGKFIIPTLSNLASMLFLGLFTSIILVSVLELRWSRVGIEDLWRNEQFWVIGGVSAHLFAVFQGLLKMLAGLDTNFTVTSKSAEDTEFGELYLFKWTTLLIPPTTLIVLNIVGVVAGFSDALNGGYDSWGPLFGKVFFSFWVILHLYPFLKGLMGRQNRTPTIVILWSVLLASVFSLVWVKIDPFISKPDSKTIAQNCISIDC from the exons GATGGTTGCATGTGTTTGTTCGACTTGCGATGCAAAGATGTTCAACTAGTCATGAAGCTAGGCAGTGACACTATTTCGTCATTGTGTTTCAAAGAAG GGAATGAAAATATGGTATACCTTTCCTCTGGGACAGACGTCAGATGCTTTGATGTTCAAATG GCTACGTTAGAGAAGCCCATGGAGAGCTACAAATACAACAAAGAGGAAATAAACCAG ATATCATGCAACTTGAAGTCATCCTTTCTTGCTGCTGCAGATGACAGTGGTGATGTGAAG ATAATTGATATCCAACGACAATGCCCTTTCAAAACATTGAGATCTGGTCATGATAGT ATATGTAGCAGTGTACAATTTGTTCCTTGGAAGCCTTGGGAAG TTATTACAGGGGGTCTGGACTCCAAGATGATCGTGTGGGATTTCTCCAAGGGACGACCATTCCTTGTTGTGGATTTTG GTAAGCTGGAGGAAAGCAGTAGAAATACCGGACAGTTTTACAACCCAGCTTTCATTCATGCCATAGCTGTTCCCGAAGTAGACATGTTGGGGAAGTTAGGAAAGGCATGTGCTGTTGCAAGAGGTGATGGAATTGTCAGCTTAATCAATCTAGAAGCAGAACTTGCTGCTGTTAAGTCAAAAGGGACCCCCAAACCTTGTAAAATCCCCGAAAGCAGGTCATGTAATGCTGCTTCTGTCTCAGATGTTGAGACAAAGAGCCAAAATGAGGTGACAAGGTTGCATTTGGATTATACAGTTGGAGGCCATACAGCAGCTGCTTCTTGTGT GACATTTTCAACGTTTGGAGAGAGAGGGAAGTTCATAATATCTGGAGGAAATGATAAATCAGTGAAGATTTGGGATTGGTCTCATTCTCTTAATGAGGCACAAACAACTGCGGACACAGCTTCTGTTTCTAGCATTGATTTGCCaaaaaaa GTTAACTGGCTGTGCACTACCCCAACTGATTCAGAAAACCTTGTTATATGTGATACATCCAAAGTGGTTAAGGT AAGCATTGAAAAACTCGAGGTTATTTATagagaaacaaagaaaaaacagcTAAAGATGATGCAATCTGGCCTTCCTCATTGCAACACTTGCGGTGAGCCTGTGGGGCTTGATTCAAATGGAAATGTGTTTGTGGCTTGTCATGAATGCAATTTTCCTGTTTGTAAGCCTTGTGTTGATTACGAAATCAAGGAAGGTAAAATGGCTTGCTTCCGTTGTGGTGCTCCCTATCAAG ATGCTACGACGTATGATGATGCTGGTGTAGAATCATCTGTTAGTCATAAAAACAAAACAAGCCACCTCACTAATGAGCAG CAGGAACTTGGACTACATGCCCGAAATATGAGCAGCATCTCGACAGCTGATAGTG AACTAAATAGTGAATCTGGAAGCTCGATATGGAAGCATCGGGTTGAGAGTTGGAGAGAGAGGAAAGACAAGAAGAAAAGGCATGGTGTTAAAGTTTCAAAAGAAGCTGATCAAGTTCCACCAGAACAACAGATGGAAGAAAAACA GTTTACAGAAGCTGCTGCTGCACAGCCACTTTCAAGAATTGTTCCAATCCCAAGAACCAAGATCACCTCATACAGGATAATGATCATTGTGCGGCTCATAATTCTTGTACTGTTTTTTCACTATAGATTAACAAATCCAGTGGATAGTGCCTTTGGTCTATGGCTTACTTCTGTCATCTGTGAGATCTGGTTTGCTTTTTCCTGGATATTGGATCAGTTCCCTAAATGGCAACCTATCAATAGGGAGACATTCATCGATCAGTTGTCCTTGAG GTACGAAAGAGAAGGAGAAACTTCACAGCTTGCAGGTGTGGACTTCTTTGTGAGTACGGTGGATCCATTGAAAGAACCACCTTTAATCACAGCAAACACTGTGCTTTCCATCCTTGCTGTGGACTACCCTGTTGACAAAGTCTCCTGCTACGTATCTGATGATGGTGCTGCAATGCTTACCTTCGAATCACTTGCTGAGACTTCTGAATTTGCAAGGAAGTGGGTTCCTTTTTGCAAGAAATATGAGATTGAACCGCGTGCTCCTGAGTTTTACTTCTCAAAGAAGATTGATTACCTTAGGGATAAAGTGCAGCCTTCTTTTGTCAAGGAACGCAGGGCCATGAAA AGAGATTATGAGGAATACAAAGTGAAGATGAATGCTTTAGTTGCCAAAGCACAGAAAACTCCAGAAGAAGGCTGGACTATGGCAGACGGATCACCTTGGCCTGGAAACAATTCTCGTGATCATCCAGGAATGATACAG GTTTTCCTTGGAAGTACTGGTTCTCCTGATATAGAAGGTAATGAACTTCCAAGGCTTGTTTATGTCTCAAGAGAAAAGAGGCCAGGATTTCAACACCACAAGAAAGCAGGTGCTGAGAATGCTTTGGTCAGAGTATCTGCTGTCCTGACAAATGCTCCCTACATTTTGAACCTTGATTGTGATCATTATGTCAATAACAGCAAAGCAGTTCGTGAGGCAATGTGCTTTCTGATGGACCCGGTAGTAGGTCAGGATGTGGCTTATGTTCAGTTCCCTCAAAGATTTGATGGCATTGACAAGAGTGATCGATATGCAAACAGAAATGTTGTTTTCTTTGAT GTTAATATGAAAGGGCTTGATGGGATTCAAGGGCCAGTTTATGTCGGAACTGGTTGTGTATTTTATAGGCAAGCACTGTATGGATATGGACCATCATCATTACCTAGTTTATCCAAACCATCCTCATCTTCCTGTTGTTGCTGCCCTTCCaataaaaaaacagaaaaagatGCCTCAGAGGTTTACCGTGATGCAAAACGTGATGATCTAGATTCGGCCATATTTAACCTCAAAGAACTCAACA ATTATGACGAGTATGATAGATCAATGCTAATCTCTCAAACAAGCTTTGAGAAGACATTTGGATTATCTTCTGTGTTCATCGAGTCCACAATGATGGAGAATGGAGGTGTTCCAGATTCGGCTAACTCACCAACATTGATCAAGGAAGCAATACATGTCATTAGCTGTGGATATGAAGAAAAGACAGCCTGGGGCAAGGAG ATTGGATGGATATATGGATCTATTACAGAAGATATATTGACAGGGTTCAAGATGCAGTGCCGTGGTTGGAGGTCAATATACTGTATGCCTTTAAGGCCTGCCTTTAAAGGGTCTGCACCCATTAACTTGTCTGATAGACTTCATCAAGTTCTTCGTTGGGCACTTGGATCAGTAGAGATTTTCTTCAGTAGACATTGTCCACTCTGGTATGGAATTGGAGCTGGCCGTCTTAAGTTGCTTCAAAGATTAGCATATATTAATACCATTGTTTACCCTTTTACTTCCCTCCCTCTCGTTGCTTACTGCACACTTCCCGCTATCTGCCTTCTTACTGGAAAGTTCATCATACCAACT CTATCAAACCTGGCAAGCATGCTCTTCTTAGGCCTCTTCACGTCCATCATACTCGTGAGTGTTTTGGAACTAAGATGGAGTAGAGTTGGCATTGAGGACTTGTGGAGGAACGAGCAATTCTGGGTTATCGGAGGAGTCTCTGCTCATTTGTTTGCTGTATTCCAAGGACTCCTTAAGATGCTTGCAGGTTTAGACACCAACTTCACTGTCACATCCAAATCAGCTGAAGACACTGAATTTGGAGAACTCTATCTTTTCAAGTGGACTACCCTTCTTATCCCTCCCACTACCCTCATTGTCCTCAACATTGTTGGGGTGGTGGCTGGATTCTCCGATGCCCTGAATGGCGGCTATGATTCGTGGGGCCCACTCTTCGGAAAagtcttcttttccttttgggTCATCCTTCACTTATACCCCTTCCTTAAGGGTCTCATGGGAAGGCAAAACAGGACACCTACTATTGTGATCTTGTGGTCAGTGCTCTTGGCTTCAGTTTTCTCCCTTGTTTGGGTTAAAATCGACCCGTTTATCAGCAAGCCAGACAGTAAGACTATCGCTCAGAACTGCATTTCCATTGATTGTTGA